One genomic window of Candidatus Didemnitutus sp. includes the following:
- a CDS encoding class I SAM-dependent methyltransferase yields the protein MEPRETAAVYNRIGEHWIGSDFHAANGLAAHERALVFRRPGGGHALDVGCGANGRLRALLRRHGFTVEGVDISERMLELARRAEPDTVFHEADICAWSPPRAYDFITAWDSIWHVPLDRQLGVVAKLCAALAPGGVLVFTSGGVEQPGEVTNPCHGVPLYHAAPGVPNILRALREAGVTLRHFEFDQWPELHVFFVAQRA from the coding sequence ATGGAGCCACGCGAAACCGCCGCCGTCTACAATCGCATCGGCGAGCACTGGATCGGATCGGATTTCCACGCGGCCAACGGTCTCGCGGCGCACGAGCGAGCGCTGGTATTTCGCCGACCGGGCGGCGGCCACGCGCTCGACGTGGGCTGCGGGGCGAACGGCCGGCTGCGCGCCTTGCTGCGCCGGCACGGCTTCACGGTCGAAGGCGTGGATATTTCGGAGCGGATGCTCGAGCTGGCGCGACGGGCCGAGCCGGACACGGTGTTTCACGAGGCAGACATCTGCGCGTGGTCGCCGCCGCGTGCCTACGATTTCATCACGGCGTGGGACAGCATCTGGCATGTGCCGCTCGACCGGCAGCTGGGCGTCGTCGCGAAACTGTGCGCGGCGCTGGCGCCGGGCGGCGTGTTGGTTTTCACCAGCGGGGGAGTCGAGCAGCCGGGCGAGGTCACGAATCCCTGTCACGGTGTCCCGCTGTATCACGCGGCGCCGGGCGTGCCGAACATCCTGCGGGCGCTGCGCGAGGCGGGCGTGACGCTGCGGCATTTCGAATTCGACCAGTGGCCGGAGCTGCATGTGTTCTTCGTCGCGCAGCGGGCGTGA